One genomic region from Colletotrichum lupini chromosome 7, complete sequence encodes:
- a CDS encoding WD domain-containing protein, giving the protein MYSRENKIMRKLLGKVTAERSTDTHSIGITSAPQYQASYRPSASQNVVYPAGAPILCLDTSTDHRAAVIAGRHVLKTILFDGLSVSEGTDLRAAINSASSKGASSSLTADQLSIRDVKWHGDATIFTACANGKIFSYDLSRIATGGAALEFVQTREDSRQVNSLDINPHRQTTLLSGSQDGLVRYFDIRAPVQSRSGGLTYSPRGAYKCNADGVRQVKWSPKDGFYFACGTESGVVLKWDVRKIAQPLLKIPAHDKACASISWHPDGNHLISGGWDSKCAVWDMSKNADKRQKPRWVIYTPSSVSAVAWRPGLWSASAQGKRAAQVAVSYDDGSHKRYGINAVHIWDLARPSMPYKEIERFEISPSGLLWQNQDLLWTVGHDGFFNQCDVAFAPKVLDRQSVSTMALSARGDAVMFLDERLHDRPRPPIVHHQPSVVPPRTSYSSSPTTPMLSISRSDSEEDVVGSFLGPRRRGSRKRRHSLRSIPVLSTTPPSGPGLGDDLVLGLEQAIKVTGTYKTQQSMAVGHVPAAARVDVYQYLSSYYLETLDKDLPFVDGAKPLAQRISGIMEKYACAAEHVNLFRLAQTWRILAYSMNLLLSRRAQFHLETRLGRFQKRRSISKGKDVPKLRVPRALDVVVEMNGEETPRRPSALTSNGIDSKSLGPRSLLSEEIESTSNVATPIARAINEENADQFEEAQLPPVKELDSFALPPAAHSTFNISPRRRLDSVPLSTTSHESDQTQASITEGYDFYDTDALSQAIDVPEPKKKEQKPLDYGPRTPNSRRPLRHDSDGFSQMFSMSESSRQTSGLASSSEGGTSASAHSITSYPAQLAHQRNAKEQGEYESRIRGKEIEDSPEHGALASLHGPGESMPKESPEEIFMISQTTVASDTATDEPSTHSQLGSLPATYEDHAPLHVGVAASSPPRIATAPQHDTTPNILESDYLPWSGDPSYPHPLSSNPEEDCSPPLNPYTLLSRTLDFETRTSALNASAMVLLLKPLVPESVIDPHRASSILRQHHSRLTGMKLFIEAALLRKLCIKGWPEGIPDWGENYTSIFGPAQQGVKGGFICPSCHKPRELDPSLGSRALWKCDRCRTTMAPCAVCGHRETTATMLSLAEGVSAAPAPTDPVMSIWWYCPGCAHGGHATCLQDWHAPSDDGSYELSDGCCPLDGCGHACLPGKWRDEKSTTRSDELGRAAVEKVRIGGGGLVGGVGGGGKAEGGRSPVIPPNVRGDSVEVPQSRAVESVREALANGTPTSGILSSSPGSRTGPGERERRKSVKFVPTER; this is encoded by the coding sequence ATGTATAGCCGCGAAAACAAGATCATGAGAAAACTCCTCGGCAAAGTAACTGCCGAAAGAAGCACCGACACCCACTCCATCGGCATCACCAGTGCGCCGCAATACCAGGCCTCCTACAGACCCAGTGCCTCTCAGAACGTCGTCTACCCTGCCGGCGCCCCCATTCTATGCCTCGATACCTCCACCGATCACCGAGCTGCTGTCATCGCCGGTAGACATGTTCTCAAGACTATCCTCTTCGACGGCCTGTCCGTCAGCGAAGGCACCGACCTCCGCGCCGCTATCAACTCCGCCTCGAGCAAGGGCGCATCGAGCTCTCTGACGGCAGACCAACTCTCCATTCGAGACGTCAAATGGCATGGCGACGCCACCATCTTCACTGCCTGTGCCAACGGCAAGATCTTCTCCTACGACCTTTCGAGGATTGCGACCGGCGGCGCTGCGCTCGAGTTCGTTCAGACGAGGGAGGATTCGCGACAGGTCAACAGTCTCGACATCAACCCTCATAGGCAAACCACCTTACTCTCCGGGAGTCAGGATGGTCTGGTGCGGTATTTCGACATTCGCGCGCCAGTACAAAGCAGGTCAGGGGGGCTCACCTACAGCCCTCGAGGGGCATACAAGTGCAATGCGGACGGAGTCCGGCAGGTCAAATGGTCACCCAAAGATGGCTTCTACTTTGCCTGTGGCACCGAGTCTGGCGTCGTGCTCAAGTGGGACGTACGCAAGATTGCTCAGCCATTGCTCAAGATCCCTGCGCATGACAAGGCCTGCGCCTCCATCTCGTGGCATCCGGATGGCAACCATCTGATCAGCGGCGGCTGGGACAGCAAATGCGCTGTATGGGATATGTCCAAGAATGCTGATAAACGTCAAAAGCCTCGATGGGTCATCTACACACCCTCCTCTGTATCTGCGGTGGCGTGGCGGCCTGGTCTTTGGTCTGCCAGCGCTCAGGGAAAACGCGCCGCTCAGGTTGCTGTCTCTTACGACGACGGCAGCCACAAGCGATACGGTATCAACGCCGTACACATTTGGGACTTGGCCAGGCCATCCATGCCATACAAGGAGATTGAGCGCTTCGAGATCTCCCCCTCAGGTCTGTTGTGGCAGAACCAGGACCTTCTCTGGACCGTCGGCCACGACGGCTTTTTCAACCAATGCGATGTAGCATTTGCCCCGAAAGTCCTCGATAGGCAATCTGTGTCGACGATGGCACTATCTGCTAGAGGCGATGCCGTCATGTTCCTCGACGAGCGACTACATGACCGCCCACGACCTCCCATCGTCCATCATCAGCCAAGCGTCGTGCCTCCACGAACATCCTACAGCTCAAGTCCGACGACACCGATGCTGAGCATCAGTCGCAGTGATTCTGAAGAAGATGTCGTCGGCAGCTTTTTAGGGCCTCGTCGGCGAGGGAGCAGGAAACGCAGGCACAGTCTGCGCTCCATCCCCGTCCTCAGCACCACCCCTCCATCAGGGCCAGGCCTAGGCGACGATCTCGTTCTGGGTCTTGAGCAAGCCATCAAAGTCACAGGCACTTACAAGACTCAGCAGTCTATGGCTGTTGGTCATGTGCCTGCAGCAGCAAGAGTCGATGTTTATCAATACCTTTCCAGCTACTATCTTGAGACTCTGGACAAAGACCTCCCGTTTGTCGATGGAGCGAAACCACTAGCGCAAAGAATCTCTGGCATTATGGAGAAATACGCATGCGCTGCAGAACACGTCAATCTGTTCCGCCTAGCACAGACATGGCGGATTCTGGCTTACTCAATGAACCTCTTGTTGAGCAGAAGAGCGCAATTCCACCTCGAGACGCGACTTGGGCGATTCCAGAAGAGGCGGTCCATTTCCAAAGGCAAAGATGTACCCAAGCTCAGGGTACCGAGAGCATTGGATGTTGTTGTGGAGATGAATGGGGAAGAAACCCCTCGACGGCCGTCAGCTCTTACATCCAATGGCATAGACAGCAAGTCTTTGGGGCCACGGTCCTTGCTCTCCGAAGAGATTGAAAGCACATCCAACGTTGCAACCCCAATTGCGAGGGCCATCAACGAGGAAAATGCGGACCAGTTTGAGGAAGCTCAGCTGCCGCCGGTCAAAGAGTTGGATAGCTTTGCTTTGCCCCCCGCTGCCCACAGTACGTTCAACATAAGTCCAAGGAGACGGCTGGACTCGGTTCCTTTGTCTACTACAAGTCATGAAAGCGATCAGACGCAGGCCTCCATCACAGAGGGATACGACTTCTATGATACTGACGCACTGTCTCAAGCGATAGATGTGCCCGAGCCAAAGAAAAAGGAGCAGAAGCCCTTGGACTATGGCCCCCGCACGCCGAATAGTCGACGCCCGTTGCGACATGACTCTGATGGCTTTTCTCAAATGTTTTCCATGTCCGAGAGCAGCCGACAGACTTCTGGGCTGGCATCATCCTCCGAAGGGGGTACATCAGCGTCGGCTCACTCCATCACTAGCTATCCCGCTCAGCTTGCACATCAAAGGAATGCTAAAGAGCAGGGCGAATATGAAAGCCGCATCCGTGGCAAAGAAATCGAGGACTCTCCAGAACATGGTGCCCTGGCGTCGCTGCATGGTCCTGGCGAGAGTATGCCCAAAGAATCTCCAGAAGAAATCTTTATGATTTCTCAGACGACCGTGGCTTCTGATACAGCTACGGATGAACCGTCGACACATTCACAGCTGGGATCACTACCTGCGACCTACGAAGACCATGCACCTCTTCACGTCGGTGTTGCTGCGTCGAGCCCTCCGAGGATCGCCACAGCCCCTCAACACGACACAACACCGAATATTCTCGAGTCTGACTACCTCCCATGGTCGGGAGACCCATCATACCCACATCCTTTATCATCAAACCCAGAGGAGGACTGCTCACCGCCGCTGAACCCGTACACCCTCCTGTCTCGCACTCTGGATTTTGAAACACGGACATCAGCACTCAACGCCTCCGCCATGGTCCTACTGCTGAAGCCTCTCGTGCCCGAATCCGTTATCGATCCCCATCGCGCATCCTCCATCCTCCGGCAACACCACTCACGCCTGACAGGAATGAAGCTCTTCATCGAAGCTGCCCTCCTCCGAAAGCTCTGTATCAAGGGCTGGCCAGAAGGTATTCCAGATTGGGGCGAAAACTACACATCCATTTTCGGCCCCGCTCAACAAGGCGTCAAGGGCGGTTTCATCTGTCCTAGCTGCCACAAGCCGCGAGAGCTGGACCCGTCTCTCGGCTCCAGGGCCCTGTGGAAATGCGACCGCTGCCGAACAACAATGGCCCCTTGCGCCGTATGCGGCCACCGCGAGACCACAGCCACGATGCTCTCCCTCGCCGAAGGCGTCTCCGCCGCCCCGGCACCAACCGACCCGGTGATGAGCATATGGTGGTACTGTCCCGGCTGCGCCCACGGCGGTCACGCGACCTGTCTTCAAGATTGGCACGCGCCCTCGGACGACGGCAGCTACGAGCTCAGCGACGGGTGTTGTCCCCTCGACGGTTGCGGACACGCGTGTCTTCCCGGCAAATGGCGGGATGAGAAGTCGACGACGCGCTCAGACGAGCTTGGTCGTGCAGCTGTCGAGAAAGTACGCATCGGCGGGGGCGGCTTGGTTGGCGGCGTCGGTGGAGGGGGTAAAGCCGAAGGGGGACGGAGTCCTGTGATCCCGCCCAATGTCCGCGGCGACAGCGTCGAAGTGCCGCAGAGTCGTGCGGTGGAGAGCGTTCGCGAGGCGTTGGCGAACGGTACGCCTACGTCAGGGATACTGAGTTCAAGCCCGGGGAGCAGGACTGGACCCGGCGAGCgcgagaggaggaagagcgtCAAGTTTGTGCCGACGGAGCGTTAG
- a CDS encoding UV radiation resistance-associated protein: MTIKIWAKRTAWTLLLQDTIDLRSLHFIGSLQNRKFPPNGLIFHLADGIYSLDVPAKPTHPKELPPLQTSSYNALMKLATLDNSIQDAIATQEQLTSQINDILDETAHNETPAAEEKVKLANKYVAQELRSLKAAEKRREELRESLKSRREAIAQGRALQDKLAKDIVDATEHLSASKEVLAKTKETIRGQRRRICADLGNIYQITPCPTSAPLSFQIAGLPLPNTSYDSATSRGPDDDLLSAALGHVAALTNALQYYLSVPLPYPITPFGSRSHIRDDISLLTDLNSVQAARQRDFPLHLPRGGSTAAQYRFDYGWFILNKNIEALCANQGLKVVDIRHTLPNLKYLLYVCSAGTEEVPERKRGGFRGLWAGRFKGRIPSSVAGVGDEDSSSVGGSRRGSTDSEVLSRQRDELRKAMTVRDGANSPVDYNFTHGNGGSAGLPFDDFKVSLRTKGMRENAGN, encoded by the coding sequence ATGACGATCAAGATCTGGGCGAAGCGAACAGCATGGACTTTGCTGCTTCAAGATACAATCGATCTCCGAAGTCTCCATTTCATCGGCAGCCTCCAGAATCGCAAATTCCCGCCCAACGGCCTCATCTTCCATCTTGCCGACGGTATATACTCGCTCGATGTCCCGGCCAAGCCCACGCACCCGAAGGAGCTGCCACCCCTCCAGACATCTTCTTACAACGCTTTGATGAAGCTCGCGACTCTGGACAACTCTATCCAGGACGCCATTGCGACACAGGAGCAGCTCACATCCCAGATCAACGACATCCTAGATGAGACCGCGCACAACGAGACACCAGCCGCCGAGGAGAAGGTGAAGCTGGCCAACAAATACGTGGCCCAAGAGCTGCGATCCTTGAAGGCAGCCGAAAAGCGGCGAGAGGAGCTACGCGAGTCTCTCAAGTCGCGTCGAGAGGCGATTGCCCAAGGCCGCGCCCTCCAAGATAAGCTGGCAAAGGATATTGTCGACGCCACAGAGCACCTATCGGCATCTAAAGAAGTTCTTGCCAAGACCAAGGAGACGATTCGCGGCCAGCGACGCCGCATTTGCGCAGACCTCGGCAACATCTACCAGATCACGCCCTGCCCCACGAGTGCTCCCCTCTCTTTCCAGATCGCGGGCCTGCCCCTTCCAAATACAAGCTACGACAGCGCCACTTCACGCGGCCCCGATGACGACCTTCTCTCCGCCGCTCTGGGCCATGTTGCTGCTCTCACCAATGCGCTGCAATACTACCTCTCTGTGCCGCTTCCATACCCAATCACGCCTTTTGGCTCACGGTCCCATATTCGCGACGATATATCTCTGCTTACCGACCTGAACTCGGTGCAGGCGGCTCGACAGCGCGATTTCCCCCTGCACCTCCCGCGAGGTGGGTCGACCGCGGCCCAGTATCGCTTCGACTACGGTTGGTTCATTCTCAACAAAAATATTGAGGCACTCTGTGCCAACCAAGGGTTGAAAGTCGTCGACATACGTCATACGTTGCCCAACCTCAAGTATCTCCTGTACGTGTGCAGTGCCGGCACCGAAGAAGTTCCCGAGCGTAAGCGAGGCGGCTTCCGTGGTCTCTGGGCGGGACGGTTTAAAGGTCGCATCCCTTCCTCGGTGGCAGGCGTTGGCGATGAAGACTCGAGCAGCGTCGGCGGCAGTCGCCGTGGCAGCACCGACAGCGAGGTGCTCAGCCGGCAGCGTGATGAGCTTAGGAAGGCCATGACCGTTCGTGACGGTGCGAATTCCCCTGTCGACTACAACTTCACTCACGGGAATGGTGGGTCTGCGGGCCTCCCATTCGATGATTTCAAAGTGTCGCTGAGAACCAAGGGCATGAGAGAAAACGCTGGGAACTGA